The following proteins are encoded in a genomic region of Brachypodium distachyon strain Bd21 chromosome 1, Brachypodium_distachyon_v3.0, whole genome shotgun sequence:
- the LOC104581827 gene encoding glutathione S-transferase T3 isoform X1: MDPRPPGGFLNYLHSQQYSQLAQQFPLEIFYFVGIPGHHAPFTPPAFQGSPLMTGPDSGTPSSVPHKQTKEHIDLDADDNGEAARTDKRLAWTHQEDVRLVNAWIENSNDPINGNSKKNDHYWSQVADVYNRNTPSNRRREASQFNVRWHRVSTKINNFHGCYESVRSVYVSGRFDPEVIADALLKYEADYGEPFKLCHWWKVLKNEPKWLTYCERLKKDKNSSPPSIVIDVVQDIPRPEGSKAAKANRNGKRKMPEMADEMRDELDKFIAAQTAAREDREGMKEFQLRISSEKLEAAKLARQPEKDKKEHKILDTYKELMLANTSGLDEDEKAERKKALKFMSLQLFDGEN, from the coding sequence ATGGATCCTCGTCCGCCCGGTGGTTTCTTAAATTATCTGCATAGTCAGCAATATTCGCAGTTGGCCCAACAGTTTCCTCTtgaaattttttattttgtcgGAATTCCTGGACACCATGCTCCATTCACGCCACCAGCTTTCCAAGGGAGTCCGTTAATGACAGGGCCAGATTCAGGCACTCCAAGTTCTGTTCCGCACAAGCAAACCAAAGAACATATCGACCTTGATGCCGATGACAATGGTGAAGCTGCACGCACTGATAAGCGTTTAGCATGGACTCATCAAGAGGATGTCAGACTTGTCAATGCTTGGATAGAGAACTCAAATGATCCAATCAATGGAAATTCCAAGAAAAATGATCATTACTGGTCACAGGTTGCCGATGTCTACAATAGAAACACTCCAAGTAATCGCAGAAGAGAAGCTAGCCAATTCAATGTTCGTTGGCACCGAGTTAGCACAAAAATTAACAACTTTCATGGCTGTTATGAGTCTGTGAGGAGTGTATATGTGAGTGGCAGGTTTGATCCGGAAGTGATAGCTGATGCACTTCTGAAGTATGAGGCGGATTATGGAGAACCTTTCAAATTATGTCATTGGTGGAAGGTTCTTAAAAATGAACCAAAGTGGCTAACATATTGTGAGAGGctgaaaaaagataaaaattcGAGCCCGCCTTCAATTGTTATAGATGTTGTTCAAGATATCCCGCGTCCAGAAGGTAGCAAAGCAGCCAAGGCCAACCGCAACGGAAAGCGCAAAATGCCAGAGATGGCAGATGAGATGCGAGATGAATTGGACAAGTTTATAGCAGCTCAAACCGCAGCAAGAGAAGATCGTGAAGGGATGAAAGAGTTTCAGCTCCGTATATCATCTGAGAAGCTTGAAGCGGCAAAGCTTGCACGACAGCCTGAAAAGGACAAGAAGGAGCACAAGATACTTGATACGTACAAAGAGCTCATGCTGGCTAACACAAGTGGGCTGGATGAAGATGAAAAGGCTGAGCGCAAGAAGGCATTGAAGTTTATGAGTTTGCAGCTTTTCGATGGAGAAAATTGA
- the LOC104581827 gene encoding uncharacterized protein LOC104581827 isoform X2: protein MSDSSPPSNDVNETNTMDPTELYTMDDFIAEQNIFDGFAGQIAAKFKATMEAGTSRRRSAPRRYIDRSREECHQHLVADYFCDNPLYNDKQFRRRFRMTRPLFLRIVSALSEWSPYFTQRSDCTNREGLSPLQKCMAAIRMLAYGSPADQPDQYLKIGESTSTDCLNEFTQGVIDMFCEEYMRRPRAEDLERSLQVGESRGFPGMLGSFDCMHWRWEKCPVAWKGQFTRGDHGGPTVILEAVVAKNLWFWHAFFGVAGSNNDINVLNWSPLFVEELRGHASRVQYHVNGNEYNTSYYLADGIYPEWAVFVKTIRLPQTEKG from the coding sequence ATGTCAGACTCGTCTCCTCCCTCGAACGATGTCAACGAAACCAACACAATGGACCCAACTGAACTATATACCATGGATGATTTCATTGCGGAGCAAAATATCTTTGATGGTTTTGCTGGGCAAATCGCTGCCAAGTTCAAGGCCACCATGGAAGCTGGGACGTCTCGTCGCCGAAGTGCTCCAAGGAGGTATATCGATAGGTCTCGTGAAGAATGCCATCAACATCTCGTCGCTGACTACTTCTGCGACAACCCACTCTACAACGACAAGCAGTTTAGAAGAAGATTTCGGATGACACGCCCTCTCTTTCTGCGTATCGTGAGTGCCCTAAGCGAGTGGTCTCCATACTTCACTCAAAGGAGCGACTGCACTAATCGCGAAGGGCTCTCACCATTGCAGAAGTGTATGGCTGCCATTCGCATGTTGGCTTATGGTAGTCCGGCGGACCAACCGGACCAATATCTGAAGATTGGCGAAAGTACCTCAACCGATTGCTTAAATGAGTTTACACAAGGTGTGATTGATATGTTTTGTGAGGAGTATATGCGACGTCCCAGGGCTGAAGATCTTGAGCGTTCGCTACAAGTTGGTGAGAGTCGTGGTTTCCCTGGCATGTTAGGAAGTTTtgactgcatgcattggcGCTGGGAAAAATGTCCTGTTGCATGGAAGGGCCAATTTACTCGCGGTGATCATGGTGGCCCGACGGTTATTTTAGAGGCAGTTGTTGCAAAAAATCTTTGGTTCTGGCATGCCTTCTTTGGTGTTGCTGGTTCAAATAATGATATCAATGTGCTTAATTGGTCACCTTTGTTCGTCGAGGAGTTGAGAGGACATGCTTCCCGAGTGCAGTACCATGTCAACGGGAATGAGTACAATACAAGCTACTACCTCGCTGATGGGATTTACCCGGAGTGGGCTGTATTTGTGAAGACAATCCGTCTCCCACAGACGGAAAAAGGATAA
- the LOC100846851 gene encoding chaperone protein dnaJ 11, chloroplastic — protein MISPRPSLSSGFFSRSASFSRPASFSPSPPPSPLPQAPPLLSAPAPFSRAASFSRSASGTAVAAPDHASCFYDVLGLQAGASYEEIKAAYRRLARAVHPDVAPHASADDFIRVQAAYSTLSDPSKRADYDRRVVVPSAVGRRRAPSLARSPSFPGFRRRTWETDQCW, from the coding sequence ATGATCTCCCCACGCCCTAGCCTCTCGTCCGGCTTCTtctcccgctccgcctccttctcccggcCCGCTTCATTCTCTCCGTCACCGCCACCTTCGCCACTCCCCCAGGCACCGCCGCTCCTCTCGGCCCCGGCCCCCTTCTCCCGCGCCGCATCCTTCTCCCGCTCCGCCTCGGGAACAGCCGTCGCCGCTCCGGACCACGCCTCTTGCTTCTACGACGTCCTCGGCCTCCAGGCGGGCGCCAGCTACGAGGAGATCAAGGCCGCGTACCGCCGCCTGGCGCGCGCCGTCCACCCGGACGTGGCCCCTCACGCCTCCGCCGACGACTTCATCCGGGTGCAGGCCGCCTACAGCACGCTCTCCGACCCCAGCAAGCGCGCCGACTACGACCGCCGCGTGGTCGTCCCCTccgccgtcggccgccgccgcgcgccgagCCTCGCCCGCTCGCCATCGTTCCCCGGGTTCCGCCGCCGGACCTGGGAGACCGACCAGTGCTGGTGA